One region of Citrus sinensis cultivar Valencia sweet orange chromosome 6, DVS_A1.0, whole genome shotgun sequence genomic DNA includes:
- the LOC102628059 gene encoding uncharacterized protein LOC102628059: protein MASSLRLSFVLFLSSLFLHAALAEIECESLPKNVCAFSIASSGKRCLLETYTTKDGSLEFLCKTSDVVVEKMADYIETDRCVKACGVDRNAVGISSDALLEPEFASKLCSPACYQKCPNIVDLYFNLAAGEGAYLPDICQATRSNPHRSMLQLLSSGGDGTVSLATAPASSPVGFSKSRKIFIGAPAPSPA, encoded by the exons ATGGCCTCTTCACTTAGATTGTCATTTGTTCTATTCCTCTCCTCCCTCTTTCTCCATGCAGCTCTAG CTGAGATTGAGTGCGAGTCTTTGCCAAAGAATGTTTGTGCATTTTCAATTGCGTCTTCTGGGAAGAGGTGTTTGCTGGAGACTTACACGACCAAAGACGGAAGCCTAGAATTTTTGTGCAAGACATCGGACGTTGTTGTTGAAAAAATGGCGGATTACATTGAGACAGATCGATGCGTGAAAGCTTGTGGTGTTGATAGGAACGCCGTTGGGATTTCATCGGACGCTCTCCTTGAGCCTGAATTCGCTTCCAAGCTTTGCTCGCCGGCTTGTTACCAGAAGTGCCCTAACATTGTTGACCTCTACTTTAACTTGGCCGCCGGTGAAG GAGCATACTTGCCTGACATTTGCCAGGCTACCCGCAGCAACCCTCACCGTTCAATGCTTCAGCTTTTGAGCTCCGGCGGTGACGGCACCGTCAGCCTTGCCACCGCTCCTGCTTCTTCCCCCGTTGGCTTTTccaaatcaagaaaaatctTCATCGGTGCTCCAGCTCCGTCTCCAGCATAA